ccccaaaaatgggggAGTGGGAGAAATATTACACCAAAGGCAACCCAAACCCGGGGggggcacagctctgagcccctCATCCTGAGCCCCCCATCCCAGCGCCATTCACAGGGAGTTTATATCCCTCAACAGAACATCCCCCCGAAAATGAAGGGTGGAGGGGACAAATGTCACACCAAAGGCACCCCAAACCCGGGGGGCACAGCTCTCGACCAccccccatcccagccccattcaCACAGCCCCCCCCGTGCCCGCGCTGtccgggccggggccggggagGGTCCCCAGGGCCCTCGGGGGGGGTCGCCCACAGCGCGGCCCGGTCCCCCCCGCTCCTCCTCCgccgggccaggccgggccTCCCCCCGCGGGACCGGCCGGGGCCTCACCTCAAAGCGGCTCTTAGTGACCCCGTTCATCTCCCTGCGCAtggcggggccggcgcgggggcggcgcggggcccggGGGGTTCGGGGGTGCCGGAGCCGCGGCCtccgcccggcgccgccgccgcgtcCGCTCCGGCCTCAACTTCgacccaaaacaaaaacactgcGCACCTGCCAGCAACGGGAGCGCTGATTGGACAGCGCCGCGGGGAGGGGGAGGAcggggagagggaggggaggacggggagaggggagagggaagggagagaggagagaggggcgCACAGCGGGGAATGAGGGCtttgggagaggagaggggaagcgGGAGAAAAGGAGGGTGCGGAAaagaaggggaggggaggaaaagagagggagagggtCGCATAGCGAGGTGGAGAATGAGGGCTTTGGGAAAGGATGGGGGAACCGGGAGTGCCCCCGGGGAGAAAAGGAGGGTGCGGAAAGAGGGGGAcgagagggagagggaagggagggagaggggagcacAGCGAGGAATGGGGGCTTTGGGAGAGGACAGGGGAAGCGGGAGAAAAGGGGGTGCGGAAAAGAGGGGGACGGAAGcggggctggagaggggagggggTCCCGGAGCCGGGGGGAAAGGAccggggagagggagaggggagggaggagagagggagaggggctCACACCAGGGTGGGGAATGGGGGCTTTGAATGGAGCGAGGGGAGAGGACGGGGAAACCCCGGGGAGAAAAGGGGGGTGCGGaaaagagagggaggggagggggtcCCGGAGCCGGGGGCTGCCCTGAGGATGCGGGTCCGGGGTTGTCCCGGGGAGAGGGACACACACACGACGGGGGGGACACACACACGACCGGAGACACACAACcggggacacacacacacgacCGGGGACACACACACGACTgggggggacacacacacacaaccgGAGATACACAGACGACCggggacacacacacaaccGGGGGGACACATACGCAACcggggacacacacacacgacCGAGGCTCCCCCCCACCTACCCCGCAGGCCGCCGCCCCCATCGCGCCGCCGCGGGCTCCTCCCGCCCCCTGCCCCCGGTGCCGGCGCTGCGGGACCCCCCCCGGCCCGCAGGATGCTCCCCCCCGTGtccggggggctgcggggatCGGGGGTCCCGGGagagggggggggggtggggggcgTCCCCCGCCCCTCCGGTCCCTTCCGGGAGCAGCAAGTTCAACCAATCAGCGCGCGGCGCGGTGGTGACGTCACGGTGACGTCATTCTCGCGGGAAAATCAAGCATGGCGGGGATGGGTTCGCGATGCTCCCTCCCCCCCCAACCCCCAGCACGGAGGCGACACCGATTTGTACCAAAGGGGTTTATTTGCACGTAAATAAAGATGTTCTCTGCGATATCTCCAAAAAAGTTGAAATTCCACTTTCCGCCCAAAAAAAAAACCGCCGCGGGAGCCGGGATATTTACAATTCCAGCGATTTTGCCAGCCAGGGATTTATGTACATCACGATAATCGAGGAAAAGAACCAGTTTCTTTTAATCTCCGTGTTCACTTCACCACCTGAGATTAAAAGGTTTGgcttatatttaattttcactttatttGTATCTTTCTGAATACTGAAAGATGTAAAATTATTGAGAATATAagcaaaaatattccaaaaataaACCATTTCTCAGAGCCCGAGCACTGACACCCCAAAGCCTCTGCGTGGTCACACACCTCAGTTCCCCCAGGACTGACGTCATTGGAAGGGGACAGGGCACCAAAATGGGGTGAAAAGCTTTAAATTTGGGCTGGAGGAGACGTTGTTCCCTCTGTTCCCACCTTCCACAGGGGGAATTTTGGATACTGAGCTTTGGTCTGGGTGAGGGGAGAGGAAACGAGTGCAGCTTGCTCtttttcaaacagaatttttgtgtcaattttgctgctttcccttccaACTTTTagtgtgcagcacagcaggaaaacacagctctggctgaggaTGAGTCCAGGGAGCCATCCTGGAGGATTCCCAGCCTGGATTCCACttgaaagtgctttttttttggaaggctGCTTGTGCCCCCTCACACAACTTGGATCAAAGGGATTTtgtccaaaaaaaaaggattaaataaaagcaggagatggggctccagaggctgagctggcagcattCCCAAGAGAGCCACTGGAGCAGGGGTGTCCAGCTGAATTCCTCTGGGATTGTGCTCCTGCCATCCTCTTTGCAGCCCCCCACAGCTCCACAATTCCAACACTGTGCCAGGTATCAGCATTTGCTCCAGGTTTGGATTGAATTCCCATTTTCCTATCATTTCAAGCTCTGGTTGTGGTGTGCAGGACACCAGGAGCAAAGGATAAATACTGGAAAATGTAAGGAGGGAAAAGTTCTCCAGAGTTGGGGGAAGTTTGGGAGACATTCAGGCTCCTGCACTGTGCAGGAGCCCTGGAATTAAActggaggcaggaggaaggaaggggtgAAAAATCCCTACAATGAACCTACTAAAAACACTTTCCAAAAAAGCTGGAAACCAAACAGCTTTGCTGGGGTAGCCCTGGGGTCAGCCCAGGATGGGAAATTTCAGTGGTTTCAAAGAAAAACTCAAATCATTGCCAACTTTTCACGCTGCATCCCCCAAAGGTGAAGCACAACCTCATTCCCACGGGGAAATCCTggcctccagcaccagcagcaaaaTCCAGTGGGAGCAGGATCCTGCTCAGTACATAATTCCACAGGAGATGTGTTTGCAGAACTCCTGATTTCCCACATTCCACTTCAGTGAATCAGAtgaaactgcttttaaaaataaaacactctCCTGagtctcttttcctttcagggACCACAAGATCAGCCTGGAGAGGATGCCTGAGTCATGCTCCTAATTCCAGCCAAAAGGGGAAAATCCATCTTTGAAGGGAAtcaacacttctgctgcagctctgatcCCAGCTGAGCCACTCTGGGATTGTTTTCCAAGCAGGACATGGCTCCCTTAGCTGGAGAATCCTTCCCAGGATTGGGACCACAAttcccagcctcagcagcacGAGGAGATTCCAGGGAAGCTTGGTGTAGGCAGGAGTCCCTTTTTCCACTGAGATTTGCTGGAATTTCACTGTGCTGGAATGTCACCAAAGCTGCAGAGCCACCCAAAGCCACGGGCTCTGCCCAAATTCCCACTGGGGGAAAACAAGGAGCACAAGGTTCTCCCACATGGAGGTGAAGAAATAGCTAAAATAAATGGGAAGGCAAACCCAAGGCAGCAGCAACCCCTCAGAGCCGTGACCTGGGATAAAATCCTGATTTCCATGAGGAAACAGTTCATTGAATGAAGGAATGCCGTGGGaataaaatcaattaaaaacCTCGTGGTTTTCCTTCTTCCAAAGAATTAAAACCCAGCCCTAAAACATTTCCTAAAATAATTACTTGAAAACTTCCTACATCCAAAAGGAGCTCATCCTGAGTGGGAAGAGGGCAGAGGGACTGGGATCTCCCAGACCAGCCTATGTCTGTTTGCTCCCACATTCCCACACTCGGCCCCATCCCCGTGAACTCCCACAGGGATGGATGATAATACTCATAAATCCAGCAAGAATGGAAGTGCCCACAGGATGAAGGCCACAGGCAGGGACCTGGCTGCTGGCACTCCCATCCTTCTGCACAGACCTTGGTGGTCTGAAAATCTTGGAAATCCTTTGgaaatacttattttttccccctctccaaaCAGATCCGTGTGGCAGGTTTGAGAtgaatccttccttccttccctccaggaCTTGCAGGCAGCTCATCTGAGAGAATTAATTGCCAATTAGAGCAACATCCATGAGATCATCATCTTCCTCCCCGATGAGGAACTCGGGGCTGGCCCGGGACGGCCGCTCGGCCGAGAGGATGGCATTgctggccatggccagggactGATCTGCCGAGATAGGAGACTTGGACCAGCTCTCAGGCTTCATCCCGTGGGATTTCTTCTTATCCCTGTCCTTATCTCGCTCCCTCTCTCTATCCCTGTCTTTGtccttcacttttttcttctcctttttgtgCTTCTTGTGTTTCTCGGCGCTGTACTCGGGCAGGGGCCGGATGCCGTCGtcggagctggggctgttctggtAAGATTTCTCGGCGATGGAGGAGCCCGACTCGCTCTCGCTGTCGATGTTCTGGGGGGTGTAGGCCGGGGATTTGCTGTGGCTGGGGGAGCAGCGCTCGTGTTTGGGGGTGGAGCCGCTGATCAGGGGCGATCCGTAGCTTTTGGAAGAAGCCATCTGAGGTCTCAGCCCGTCGCCGCCTCCTTCCCCGGGTTTCTGCAGAGTCACTTTGGCTTTAATGCTGGGGGAGCCGCCATCGTGTTTGCTGATGATGATTTTGGCCACTCCGGTGCTTCCGACGGTTTTGGAATCCGAGTTCTTCTTGGAAGAGTCGACGGATCCTCCAGAAACGGAGACTTTGGATTTCTCCTTGTCGCTCTTCTCCCGCTTTCCCTGGAACTCCCCTCCAGACATGTTGTGTTTGGAGGACATTGTATGGCTTGAGGAATTGGAACTCGGCCCCATCTGCCCATCCATGGGGTCCTCTCCACCGGGCCCACTCGTGACCACCCCGTGCTTCAGCTTGTCAATGACTGCAGTCAGAGATGGCTTCTTGTTTCTGCTGGGGGACTTCCCTTTGGAGCTTCCATGCTGGTTCTGGGATGAAGACATGGAAGACCCACTGGAtgaaaaggaagatgaagatGCCGTGGAGGAATTGGACGAGGGAGGCGGCTTCTGTGACATAGACCCGGAGGATCCCATGCCTGAAGAGGATTTCATGCTCGAGCCTGACCCAGTCCCAGACATGTGGGACCCACCAGAACCGGAACTGATGGGTGACTTTGCTTTAGACGATGGGGGAGTACCCGGGACAGGTTTCATGGGAGAGGCGAGTTTGTCAGAACCCCCGGAGGGCCTCGAGTGGGACGGGGAGATGTTTGGTTTGCTCATGGAAGGGTTCATGAGGGACGATGGCTTTCCTTGAGGTTTCATCTTGGTGCTGCCAGAGCCGGTGCTGAGGCCGTGCTTGGTGATGGGGGAGGATCCCGGCTTTCCCACCGACTGCGCCGAGCCCTTGGACTGCCCCGAGCCGGAGCTGCCTTGGCTGGAGTAGAGGCTGCTGCTCATCTTTGAGCCAGAAGACCCTTCtgatttgcttttaattttgccTGAGgttgaagaggaggaagaagaggaggaggaggaagaatgGCTATGATGGCttttgctgctggaggaggtgaCAGAACCGCTACTCGTGTACTGGCCGTGCGAAGATGGTTTGCCAACAGTCACTGTTCCTTTTGGGATCTGAATGGTTATTTTTGGAATAGGAGGAGTAGCCACCCCGGGGGGAGTCTGGGATCTGCCCGAACTCCCCGGAGATTTGGACCCACCTGTGCTTGCTGGTGGCGTGAAGGGCCTGTTGGATGAACTGTGGGACGGAGATTTCCCATCTGtctcctgcttcttcctctttgggagtttctctttgcttttgccATCACTGGATGGTGTCCGGCTGCGCTTCCCCGGCTTCCCATCCATGCCAGCACCTGCCATGGCACTTCCAGACCCATTGCCTTCCTTTACCCGTTTCTGAGACTTCTCTTTTCCTAAATCCCCCGTGTTCAGCAAAGGGCTCTGACCTCCACTGTGGTGCTCCATGATGTCAGAGGACCCCAGTGCTTTGCTGGCAGCTGCAATAATACTAAAATCCACCGTATCGGACGGAGCGCTCcccttaaatttattttccccccCATCACCCCCCAAGACTTGCACCCCCAAATTAGTGAGAGCCTGGGGGGCATAGCCCTTGAAATCATCAGTGTCTCCACTCTGACTGCTCTCATCAAAGTATTCCTCCCCAAAACCACTCTGGCTCTGACTGTTCAGCAAGTCAGGGTTGAAATCTACCCCgtctggaaaaaaatggttgGAGGAGTCGCTGTTGGGGCTGACAGCGGCGTCCGCGATCAGGTCCGCGGGGTCTGTGTAGGGGTTCTCACTACTGTTGGTCTGAAAAACATCGGGGTCAAAGAGGGCACTTTGTGAATGTCCTGAACTAGAAGAATCTCTGACTGGAGTCCCAATGGGTGGGCAGTCCTCAGTACTGGTGGGCAGCTTGGAAGCCTCCTCAGCTATGTCCGAGAGGATGTCGGTGACATCGGCCCCGATGCTGTCCGAGCTGGACAGGCGAACCATCCTCTGGATGCTGGGCTGGGCgtggggcagagcctgggggtaTGTGGTGGGAGGAGTGCTGCACTGGCTGGGTGCTGGAGTAATATGAGGGGTGTCCAGGGTGTCTGCAGTCATGTTGACATCAAAAATGGGGTTCTGGGAGTCAACATCCATGGAAAAGAGCTCCCTCTGGAAATCGTCCTCAGTCTGGTGCTTGGGCTTGTCGGCTGGCACacgggatttttttttcttttgtttattccCCCCAGGGCCCATTTCCATTCTGGGGGAGCCAGAGGAAGAGTTCTGCCTTTCCAGAGGGCTGCTCCCATAAAGAGTGGAGAAATCCTGAGGAGGATTCTCCTTAAGAAGGTTCATGAGCATGGGGTGGTTCTTGGTGTTGCTGGCTGGTGAGGATACTGGTGGTGGTGTGTGGTGGGGAGGGGTTGGACTTGAGCCAATGGTAGACCCCACATTCCCTGTGATCTGCAACAAACTAGTGAGAATAGGGTTCTGAGACACTTTGCTGAAGTCCTCCCCATGGCCCACTGAGTCATGCCTCTCTTTCATGCTGATGCTCATGTTAAACAAAGTAGTGATGGGCCCCCCAGGAAAAGTGTTGGTTGGGGTGGTGGTGCCACTCATTGGGTTGCTGCCTGTGGTCATGCCATaccctgggctgctggctgggggcaGGTTTTTCTTCACCATGTCTTCAACTGTCTCTGCAatgagggacagggctggcgTGTCAGCTTGGATGGTTTCTGCTTTCCTACGGATGGCTCTCATGGTGACAGGGATGGACATGCACCTGCAAGACACAGCACAGGGTCAGGGTGGGGCTGGCTGCCCTCACCAAAGGTCACTGGGGATGTTTTACAACTCCAGCAGGTATAAAATGAGCATTCAAGGGCTtgcacaggagagcagcaggtcCAGGTTtatgtcctgctgctctgcttgaaTTCAGAGAGACACTTGAGAGAGGATTAATCAATTATCTCTAATAACTGAGAGCTGACAGATCATGATCTGGTCGTTAAAGAGCACAGAATCATGGCAtgctttggtttggaaggggccttaaagcccatccagtccctttctctgccatggcagggacacctcccactgtcccaggctgctcccagccccatccagcctgacctggccttgggcacttccagagctgctctgggcaccctgtgccagggcctgcccaccctcacagggagggatttcttcccaatatcccacctagAACTACTgcttcagtttaaagccattccccttgtcctgttcTCATGAAGGAATCTGGGTTGTTTCTCCAATTCTGGCAGGAAACACCTTGGTAACCCTGATTTCCTACAACCTTATAAAAATGCcaggaccttaaagcccatgCAGTTCtacccctctgccatgggcaggggcagctttTTGAGCTCAAAAATCAGTGATAACACCACATTCTCCTCAGGGATAATAAATCTGTAACGTGCTGGAAGCAAAACCAGTGGTTCCCACCCAAAAGGTGACAggagtgctgtgccctgggaatgTCCTGCTCTGTTCTGAACGTGACTGAGGTGATAAAAGCTCTGTGTAAACAACAAACTCAAAAATAAGTAGCTACAGTTCAGTATCTGGCACTGAATTTTCAGCATGGCTCTGAGTTCTTCTCTCCTGCAAACAACCACAGACCAGCTCCAGAACTGCTGGATAAACACAAGATGGAGCAGAGCTCATCTGTGTGATTGGGAGCATAAGGTGGGACAAAATCCCAGCTTACCTTTGAACAACCTTGGCAATGAAATCATCTGTACAGATGAGGGCATCAGACAATCCTTTGTAGAGCTTACAGTTCACGTGGCTGGAGTCCTGCACATCCATCACCACTGcaagagagcagggagagatcaGAATCCTGCACACAGGGTGAGGAaaccctgccagccctcccaggaatgctgctcctgctgcccctggggccACTCACCACACACCAGGGAGTCGTTCACAGGGTGCTGGAAGGACACACTGAAACAGGAGTCAGACAGAGGACACACTTCAAACTGCAGGATGCCAGGAGAATCTGAAAGACACAAGAACTTTGAACTGAGGGAACAGTGGAGATGAAGcactgtggcattcacattttctagaaaaatcCTTTCGCCCAGGATTtgtctcctgggaagctgagaagcctcagagaaaaaggaaaacaagaattatctgatttgcttctcctgtgttttgctcctttggaatgtgtttggagattgtttacccacaggtaattgtttcattggtttctgctgtgagttgttttcactcattgcCCAATTGGAGCTAAGCTGTGTCAggcacaagttttcattattaccttttaaatcttctttaagtatcctttctgtatttagtatagtattctttaatataatatagtatcataaaataataaattagccttctgaaaacatgaaatcagattcatcattccttcctgccacaaaCACAATAAACCAGAGCCTCAAAACCCCCACacagatggggaaaaaaccaaggaaagcagcagaggctTCATTTCTGATAAGGAAAACTCCCCAGAGTTCATCATTCTCATTTCATATTTCTCTGGAGGTGGCAGCCACCTTCCTTCAGGACTGTCCTCTTGACACAGCTGCCAGTGAGGGTGTTGTAGGCCACCTGGTGCCAGATCTAACCctctgtaagtatcctttctgtattctttaatataatatagtatcataaaataataaattagccttctgaaaacatggagtcagagtcatcattccttcctgccacaaaTATAAACCAGAGCCTCAAATCCCCCACacagatggggaaaaaaccaaggGAAACTTCATTTCCGATGAGGAAATCCCCCCTAGAGCTCATCATTCCCACTTGCTATTTCTCTGGAGGTGGCACCCACCTTCCTTCAGGACTGTCCTCTTGACACAGCTGCCAATGAGGGTGTTGTAGGCCACCTGGTGCCTGATCAGGCTGAGGATGAGGGGCACCCTGCCGGGGTGCTGGAACGCGATCTTGCTGAGCAGAGTTCCCTGCAGGCTCCGTCCGTCCGGGAGAGGAGCGTCCTTGTTCAGGAAGTaacagtgctgctgtcctggaaGAGCCTGAGCGACAATCCCTGCTTCAGAAGGGCATAATggacacccagcagtgccactgaCACCATGGCACCTTTGGACAAACACTGAGGATGTTCTCCTTCCACTCTGAACATCTGAACTCCTCAGAAGTAGAACTGCCCAACAGCATTCACTGTTCCCACTAAAAGTTTCACACTGAATGGGCAGAGAATCCTCTGGAGTTAACACTCATCCATAAGTTTAAGGATTTCTCCTGAAATGCTGCAATTCATTCAGCCACACATCACTGGGCAAAAGGAAGGGACAggctcagcccctctgctctcctccctgcagctgcactccAACAGCAAAGCATCCTTCAATACCTCATTTTCCTAAAATGctcatcacagaatcatggaatggtttgggttgggaggaccttaaatcccatccagtgccacagACGAGGAcacttcccactgtcccagatgaccccaagccctgtccctggacactgccagggacggggcagccacagcttctctgggaacctgtgccagggccctgcaCATGAATCCTAATGCTTGAAGAACAAGTTTTGTCTGTGAATAAATGTCCTGCTCTGTTCTGAACGTGACTGAGGTGATAAAAGCCCTGTGTAAACAACAAACTCAAAAATAAGCAGCTACAGTTCAATATCTGACACTGAAttttcagcacagctctgagttCTTTCCTCCCAACAACCACAGACCAGCTCCAGAACTGCTGGATAAACAGGAGATGTGTGTGACTGGGAGCACAAGGAACTGATTTTGTTTATCCCACTTGGGAGGCAGCTGAAGCCCCTGAGATGGTGCAGGGGTggcccaggctggctggcagcGCTCACTTACGGCGTAGAATCGCATGTTGTGGTTCAGGGGCAGGGGATCGGCCTCCTTGGACAACTCAAACTGGGTGATCAGCTCATACAGGGGCACAAACGTGGGTGCTGTGTCAAACAGGGGGATACCTGAAAGGAAAGACAGCAGGGAATGATGGCACCTGAATGCAGGGAGAGATGGGGGtcatgttttctggaaaaatcccttcgcctaagattttgctcctgggaagctgagaagcttcagagaaaaaggaaaacaagaattatctgatttgcttctcctgtgttttgctgctttggaaggtgtttggagattgtttacccacaggtggttgtttcattgggtTTCTTGTTTGGACTCATTGGCCAagcagggccaagctgtgtcagggctctggaaagagtcacaagtttcCATTATGATCTTTTTaaccttctgtaagtatcctttctgtattctttaataaaatatagtatcataaaattataaattatccttctgagaacatagagtcagattcatcattccttcctttgccagcaaatacaataaaaacCTGTCCAGGTGTTACTGAGAACAgcacaaaaaccccaagcaacTCCCCTGGCACATGTTAAAAATCAGCAGCATTTACTGATAGACACGAGGGAAGATGAATAAAAGCCCAGAGATGTGTGTGACAGGTCTGCAACCcacctgtgcagctctgcagtttcTGGATGAAAGCTCGAGACACTGGAATGGGACGTGGGAATTTCAGGAAGAAGCAAGCAGGCAAATCCACGCTGTTGGCACTGGTGATGGAGGAGAAAGATGGAGTTCTGGAAAAATGAGGACACAAAAGGTCCtgtgagctgcagggctgctgctctcacctcACACAACATTTATGTTGGCTCAAATACACCTTAAAAAGGAAGGCATTCCTCAGAAGCACGGGCCAGCCCTGAAAcgtcactgtcatattttctgaaaaatccccttaCCATATATACAGAAATTCTTATATACCATACattacataaatacagaaataccaggatttttctcctgggaagttgagaaacctcagagaaaaaaggaaaacaatattatctcatttgcttctcctgtgttttgctgctttggaacaTGGTTGGAGATTGTTGAtgcagcatgtgaattgtttaaACTTAATcaccaatcacagccagctgtgtcaggactctggaacaGTCACTGGTTTTTTATTAGGattttgttaagccttctgtaagtatcctttctctattttttagtatagttttagtgtaGCTAATAGAATATAGCATAATATAGCATAAAATAGCATAAGATAGCATAAGATAGCATAAGATAGCATAAGATAGCATAATATAGCAGAATGTATATGATATAAATAATAactataatttatataatatgatacaataataaattattcttctaagaacatggagtcagattcatcattccttccaaCACTGGGGgtctcagaaaataccacagtgaAGCAGGAATTTCTTGGCCTAAAGGCAGCACATGTGGAATTCCTGTGGTGCTGTGACAAACCCCCCAGCTGAGGGCTGGCCTGGTGTCCTGTCCTTACCCTTTGCTGTCCACAGGATGGGAGCCCATGATCAGAGGAGCAATTGGAAGTTTGTGCATGGCCATGGTTCCCTCCACTGTCACCGACACGTTCATACCCAGCGAGCGAGGAACTGCAGGGGGAAGCAGGAGAAGATggcaaaataaaaccccaccaGTGGCAAGTTTTGTGGATTAAATATGAATTAAATATATTCCCCATTCCTGGGAGTGctcaaggccaagttggatggggcttggagcaagctgggatagtggaaggtgtccctgcccatggaactggatgagccttggggtctcttccaacacaaaatattctgtgattccataaaATATTACCTTGGCTTTGCCCACCAGGCACAGAGGTCACTGTTCACCTTCAGGACCAAATGGACAAACAGCCAAACTGACTGTTCTACCCAAA
The sequence above is a segment of the Molothrus ater isolate BHLD 08-10-18 breed brown headed cowbird chromosome 27, BPBGC_Mater_1.1, whole genome shotgun sequence genome. Coding sequences within it:
- the MED1 gene encoding mediator of RNA polymerase II transcription subunit 1; its protein translation is MKAAPGSAEEAEKLNKMSSLLERLHAKYSQNRPWTETMKLVRQVMEKRVVLNSGGHQHLVSCLETLQKALKVSSLPAMTDRLESIARQSGLGSHLSANGTECYITSDMFYVEVQLDPTGLLCDVKVAHHGENPVSCPELVQHLREKNFDEFSKHLRGLVNLYKLPGDNKLKTKMYLALQSLELDLQKMAGMYWQATNANPLDKILHGSVGYLTPRSGGLLMNLKYYVSPYDLFEDGTGAPVVLHENNVPRSLGMNVSVTVEGTMAMHKLPIAPLIMGSHPVDSKGTPSFSSITSANSVDLPACFFLKFPRPIPVSRAFIQKLQSCTGIPLFDTAPTFVPLYELITQFELSKEADPLPLNHNMRFYAALPGQQHCYFLNKDAPLPDGRSLQGTLLSKIAFQHPGRVPLILSLIRHQVAYNTLIGSCVKRTVLKEDSPGILQFEVCPLSDSCFSVSFQHPVNDSLVCVVMDVQDSSHVNCKLYKGLSDALICTDDFIAKVVQRCMSIPVTMRAIRRKAETIQADTPALSLIAETVEDMVKKNLPPASSPGYGMTTGSNPMSGTTTPTNTFPGGPITTLFNMSISMKERHDSVGHGEDFSKVSQNPILTSLLQITGNVGSTIGSSPTPPHHTPPPVSSPASNTKNHPMLMNLLKENPPQDFSTLYGSSPLERQNSSSGSPRMEMGPGGNKQKKKKSRVPADKPKHQTEDDFQRELFSMDVDSQNPIFDVNMTADTLDTPHITPAPSQCSTPPTTYPQALPHAQPSIQRMVRLSSSDSIGADVTDILSDIAEEASKLPTSTEDCPPIGTPVRDSSSSGHSQSALFDPDVFQTNSSENPYTDPADLIADAAVSPNSDSSNHFFPDGVDFNPDLLNSQSQSGFGEEYFDESSQSGDTDDFKGYAPQALTNLGVQVLGGDGGENKFKGSAPSDTVDFSIIAAASKALGSSDIMEHHSGGQSPLLNTGDLGKEKSQKRVKEGNGSGSAMAGAGMDGKPGKRSRTPSSDGKSKEKLPKRKKQETDGKSPSHSSSNRPFTPPASTGGSKSPGSSGRSQTPPGVATPPIPKITIQIPKGTVTVGKPSSHGQYTSSGSVTSSSSKSHHSHSSSSSSSSSSSTSGKIKSKSEGSSGSKMSSSLYSSQGSSGSGQSKGSAQSVGKPGSSPITKHGLSTGSGSTKMKPQGKPSSLMNPSMSKPNISPSHSRPSGGSDKLASPMKPVPGTPPSSKAKSPISSGSGGSHMSGTGSGSSMKSSSGMGSSGSMSQKPPPSSNSSTASSSSFSSSGSSMSSSQNQHGSSKGKSPSRNKKPSLTAVIDKLKHGVVTSGPGGEDPMDGQMGPSSNSSSHTMSSKHNMSGGEFQGKREKSDKEKSKVSVSGGSVDSSKKNSDSKTVGSTGVAKIIISKHDGGSPSIKAKVTLQKPGEGGGDGLRPQMASSKSYGSPLISGSTPKHERCSPSHSKSPAYTPQNIDSESESGSSIAEKSYQNSPSSDDGIRPLPEYSAEKHKKHKKEKKKVKDKDRDRERERDKDRDKKKSHGMKPESWSKSPISADQSLAMASNAILSAERPSRASPEFLIGEEDDDLMDVALIGN